The Bacillus zhangzhouensis region AAACTTCTGTTCAAAGGAACCTTTTTTCTTTTGATAAGGTGTGACGACCTTTGGGTCAGAATGATAAATATGATCAGCTGCATCATCCCACTGGAAATCTTCTTCTTTCGGTTTAGCCGGCTCTTCCTCGGAAGCAGCTGTCTCCTGTTCTGACTGCCTTTTCTCCTCCCAATTCGAAAACGTCACTTGATCATCCTCTTGTTGCTTTGGCGGTTGGTAGTCATCTTCATGAAGCATTTCTTCTTTGCCATTAATATTGACTTTTAACCTCTGCTTTTTTGCCTGTCTTTTTTTCACTGTCATCCCCCGCTTTCTGACATTGTTTGTAAGAAAGACCTTTTTGTCCAATGAATCAGCGCGAATGTACCCCGTCCTTCTTTCTGTTTCACACTTTAACATAGCGGATAAAAAAAAGAACAAGACTTTTGTCGGCAGGAAAAAAAAGTGTTCGCCAATTTTTTCAACCGGTCGACCCGGCGAACAGGGGCATGACATGAGCTCCATAAAGATACAGCCATAAAGAAAAAGAGATCGCAGGAACAAAGGGAAATGGCTCATCTAATCGAAAAGAAAAAACCTTCGCATAGATGATTCCAGCGACGCACGAGAGGAAAAGAATGAGAAGGAATGGCTTAAAGCCAAAACAAAATGCAAGCACACCGAACAGCTTCATATCAGCTCCGCCCATGCTGTTTGGCTTAAAACGATCTAAACTATAAAACAAGAAAAAGCAAAAAAGAAGCGAAGCCGCTCCTTCCCACCAAATAAGAAGAGGTTCAAGCGTGCGGTATATGACGAAAAGAGGGAAAAAGAAGAGAAACAGCTCGTTTGATACCCTCATATAAAGGAGATCGCTCACGACAGCAATCACAAATAAACTACAAAGAATCACAAGAAAAAGACCTTCAATCGAAGCACCAGCAATTCTATACATGAGCAAAAAAAGACTGCCTGACAGCAGCTCAACCATTGGATATAGCAAGGACAGCCGAGTGCCGCAATGTTTGCAAGTCCCCCTCAATAATGCATACGAAACTAGCGGAATCATCTCGTGCAAGGAAAGCAGCTGTTTACAGGCTGTGCAGTGAGAACGAGGAAAAAGAATAGACCGCTTAATTGGCAGCCTTTCACCAACTAGATGAAAG contains the following coding sequences:
- a CDS encoding prepilin peptidase codes for the protein MIGIFVFLAGITMGSFFHLVGERLPIKRSILFPRSHCTACKQLLSLHEMIPLVSYALLRGTCKHCGTRLSLLYPMVELLSGSLFLLMYRIAGASIEGLFLVILCSLFVIAVVSDLLYMRVSNELFLFFFPLFVIYRTLEPLLIWWEGAASLLFCFFLFYSLDRFKPNSMGGADMKLFGVLAFCFGFKPFLLILFLSCVAGIIYAKVFSFRLDEPFPFVPAISFSLWLYLYGAHVMPLFAGSTG